The proteins below are encoded in one region of Sulfitobacter sp. SK012:
- a CDS encoding carbohydrate ABC transporter permease: MNGARQNRLNTAAAHGALILYTLIAMFPVFVIVINSFKTRKAIFREPLSLPNADSFSLIGYETVLKQGDFFLYFQNSMTVTVVSLFLILLFGSMAAFALAEYCFKGNLIMGLYLALGIMIPIRIGTVAILELMVQTGLVNTLWALILVYTAQGLPLAVFILSEFMRQVSDDLKNAGRIDGLSEYRIFFQLVLPLVRPAMATVAVFNMIPIWNDLWFPLILAPAEEVKTLTLGSQVFIGQFVTDWNAVLSALSLAILPVMALYVIFSRQLIRGLTSGAVK; the protein is encoded by the coding sequence ATGAACGGTGCACGTCAAAATCGCCTCAATACAGCCGCCGCACATGGCGCGCTGATCCTTTACACGTTGATTGCAATGTTCCCGGTTTTTGTGATCGTGATCAACAGTTTCAAAACCCGCAAAGCTATTTTTCGCGAACCACTGTCATTGCCCAATGCCGATAGCTTTTCACTCATCGGATATGAGACGGTTCTGAAACAAGGCGACTTCTTCCTCTATTTTCAGAACTCCATGACCGTCACGGTTGTGTCGCTTTTCTTAATCTTGCTGTTCGGATCCATGGCGGCGTTTGCCCTCGCGGAATACTGTTTCAAAGGCAACCTAATCATGGGCCTCTATCTGGCCTTGGGCATCATGATCCCGATCCGTATCGGCACGGTCGCGATTTTGGAGTTGATGGTACAAACCGGACTGGTGAACACGCTATGGGCGCTCATCTTGGTTTACACGGCGCAGGGCCTTCCATTGGCGGTGTTCATCCTAAGCGAATTTATGCGTCAAGTTAGCGATGACCTAAAAAACGCGGGCCGGATCGATGGGCTTTCTGAATACCGCATCTTCTTTCAACTTGTCCTACCTTTGGTGCGGCCTGCCATGGCGACGGTCGCGGTGTTTAACATGATCCCGATTTGGAACGATCTTTGGTTCCCGCTCATCTTGGCCCCCGCAGAAGAGGTGAAAACCCTGACGCTCGGCAGTCAGGTGTTCATCGGTCAATTCGTAACAGATTGGAACGCCGTGCTATCAGCTCTGTCCTTGGCGATCCTGCCGGTCATGGCGCTTTATGTCATCTTCTCGCGGCAACTCATTCGTGGCCTCACATCGGGAGCAGTCAAATGA
- a CDS encoding carbohydrate ABC transporter permease, which translates to MADQHTKPKFRWHIVVFLTPAVLVYTAVMIYPLFNTLRLSLFTEIDQERVYVGLQNFYTLFGQSVWSDQFWNALGNNLWFFVIHMLVQNPIGIALAAILSQPKLRFAGFYRSAIFIPTILSFVIVGFAWKLILSPIWGIAPGMLDAVGLKSLYAPWLGKEAYALTTLSLVSVWQFVGIPMMLIYAALLSIPDEILEAAEVEGITGFSAFWKIKLPLILPSIGIISILTFVANFNAFDLIYAAQGALAGPDYSTDILGTFMYRTFFGFQLQLGDPHMGSAIASGMFAIILIGVCLYLFGIQTRMRRYQF; encoded by the coding sequence ATGGCAGACCAGCATACAAAACCCAAATTTAGATGGCACATCGTCGTTTTTCTGACACCCGCCGTGTTGGTTTATACCGCCGTGATGATCTACCCGCTGTTCAACACGCTACGCTTGTCTTTGTTCACTGAAATCGACCAAGAGCGCGTTTATGTGGGCCTACAGAATTTCTACACTTTGTTTGGTCAAAGCGTTTGGTCAGATCAATTTTGGAACGCTCTGGGCAATAACCTCTGGTTCTTTGTCATCCATATGCTGGTGCAAAACCCCATTGGCATTGCCCTTGCTGCGATCCTAAGCCAGCCGAAACTGCGCTTTGCTGGGTTTTACCGATCCGCCATTTTCATTCCTACGATCTTGTCCTTTGTGATTGTTGGGTTCGCGTGGAAACTTATTTTGTCGCCCATCTGGGGCATCGCGCCGGGCATGCTGGACGCGGTTGGTCTCAAATCGCTCTATGCGCCGTGGCTGGGCAAAGAGGCCTATGCGTTAACAACGTTATCGCTGGTCTCGGTTTGGCAGTTTGTCGGCATTCCAATGATGTTGATTTATGCGGCGCTGTTGTCGATCCCTGACGAAATTCTTGAGGCCGCTGAGGTTGAGGGCATTACTGGCTTTTCCGCCTTCTGGAAAATCAAACTACCCCTAATTTTGCCCTCCATTGGGATCATATCAATCCTGACGTTTGTTGCGAATTTCAACGCGTTCGACTTGATTTATGCCGCCCAAGGCGCGCTGGCAGGGCCCGACTATTCAACCGACATTTTGGGCACCTTCATGTACCGGACTTTCTTTGGCTTCCAATTACAGTTGGGCGATCCGCATATGGGGTCCGCCATTGCATCGGGCATGTTTGCCATCATCCTGATTGGCGTGTGTCTGTATCTGTTCGGTATCCAGACGCGCATGCGCCGCTACCAGTTTTGA
- a CDS encoding N-acetylmuramic acid 6-phosphate etherase, which translates to MLLPTTETLPKDIAIDGLRSLEAARFMLDAQQVALAAVRKSAPAIIQGADVMAAAINAGNSIIYGAAGSSGLMALADACELPGTFGIPAGLIQIHMAGGVPADGRMPGNTEDDTAAAEDVARTVMSGDAIIVLSASGTTPYALQLAASAKKKGATIIGLANNPGTALLDLADVPICLETPPEVIAGSTRLGAGTAQKSALNLMSSLMGIKLGHVYQGRMVNVVADNAKLVKRAVGIVAQVAEVSETTAEAALSHAKGDVKSAILVALGSSAPAAQALLAEHNGHLGPCIQTIKSDQNINV; encoded by the coding sequence ATGCTGCTGCCAACCACCGAAACACTGCCCAAGGACATCGCTATTGATGGGCTCCGTTCGCTTGAGGCTGCGCGCTTTATGCTGGATGCGCAGCAGGTGGCATTGGCGGCTGTGCGCAAATCTGCACCTGCGATTATCCAAGGTGCCGATGTTATGGCTGCCGCAATCAACGCCGGCAATTCGATCATATATGGAGCTGCGGGCAGTTCGGGCCTGATGGCGCTTGCGGATGCATGCGAGCTGCCTGGCACGTTTGGCATTCCGGCAGGCCTCATACAAATACATATGGCAGGGGGTGTTCCCGCAGACGGCCGCATGCCCGGCAATACCGAAGATGATACTGCTGCGGCCGAAGATGTTGCGCGGACCGTAATGTCCGGCGATGCGATCATCGTGCTAAGCGCCAGCGGTACAACGCCCTATGCTTTGCAGCTTGCGGCTTCGGCAAAGAAGAAGGGCGCAACAATCATCGGGTTGGCGAACAACCCGGGAACTGCGCTGCTTGATTTGGCGGATGTTCCGATCTGTCTTGAGACGCCGCCTGAGGTCATTGCCGGATCCACCCGTTTGGGCGCAGGGACTGCGCAAAAATCTGCGCTGAACTTGATGTCTTCACTGATGGGGATCAAGCTGGGCCATGTCTATCAGGGACGGATGGTAAATGTCGTCGCGGACAACGCAAAGCTTGTAAAACGCGCCGTCGGTATCGTTGCGCAAGTTGCTGAAGTTTCAGAAACAACCGCCGAGGCGGCCCTTAGCCATGCCAAGGGAGATGTGAAATCAGCAATCCTTGTGGCTCTGGGCAGCTCAGCCCCCGCAGCGCAGGCGCTTTTGGCCGAACATAACGGCCATCTTGGCCCCTGCATTCAAACAATCAAATCAGACCAAAATATCAACGTATAA
- a CDS encoding OmpA family protein → MGATGVDAQTKSQSGRDKGQYIPTIWVDPDGCEHWVMDDGAEGFMTPHTNRQGIPVCRRGNVCGVMQSDQFFATDSARISASGQNSLRSFFKSSGAVSYIITGHTDSSASDAYNMRLSLNRANSVARVAQQSGARIADVRGYGERQPAASNKTAAGKAKNRRVEILCIR, encoded by the coding sequence ATCGGGGCAACGGGCGTAGACGCGCAGACCAAGTCGCAAAGCGGCCGCGATAAGGGCCAGTATATACCAACGATCTGGGTTGATCCCGATGGGTGCGAACACTGGGTGATGGATGATGGTGCTGAAGGTTTCATGACGCCGCATACCAACCGCCAAGGCATTCCAGTTTGCCGGCGGGGCAATGTTTGTGGTGTGATGCAAAGCGATCAGTTTTTTGCGACTGACAGCGCTCGAATTTCAGCCTCAGGCCAGAACAGTTTGCGCTCGTTCTTCAAATCTTCTGGCGCGGTGTCCTACATCATTACCGGCCACACCGACAGCAGCGCCTCTGACGCGTATAACATGCGCCTGTCGCTGAACCGGGCCAATTCAGTGGCTCGGGTTGCCCAACAGTCTGGTGCGCGGATCGCAGATGTGCGCGGCTACGGCGAACGCCAGCCCGCCGCCTCCAATAAGACTGCAGCGGGAAAAGCCAAAAACCGTCGCGTCGAAATCCTCTGTATTCGTTGA
- a CDS encoding THUMP domain-containing class I SAM-dependent RNA methyltransferase yields the protein MDTPQTFEIFLVASPGFEQLLCDEALRRGFDTATAGPGGVTIQGGWPDVWRANLVLRGATRVLARIGSFMAFHLAQLDKRSRKFPWGDVLRADVPLRVQVTCKASKIYHAGAASQRIETALRENFGATITPEAEMVLKVRIDDNVVTLSLDTSGESLHKRGHKEAVGKAPLRETLAAMLLQQAGFTGSEPVVDPMCGSGTFIIEAAEIATGLYPGRTRRFAFEDLASFDPVKWEAMKVQTPRPCDLRFTGSDRDAGAIRMSIANATRANVAHLTDFTCQSAGELTPPEGPPGLVMVNPPYGARIGNKKLLYPLYGNLGQTLLSRFKGWRVGLVTSEPSLAKATGLPWKPQGPPIAHGGMKVWFWETGVLR from the coding sequence ATGGATACCCCACAGACTTTCGAGATTTTTCTGGTCGCCTCTCCCGGCTTTGAGCAACTGTTATGCGACGAAGCCCTTCGCCGCGGGTTCGACACCGCAACAGCAGGACCCGGCGGAGTGACGATCCAAGGCGGTTGGCCCGACGTCTGGCGCGCCAATCTGGTTTTGCGTGGAGCAACACGTGTGCTTGCCCGTATTGGCAGTTTTATGGCCTTCCATTTGGCCCAACTCGACAAACGCTCGCGCAAGTTCCCTTGGGGAGATGTGCTGCGTGCGGATGTGCCGCTGCGGGTACAAGTGACGTGCAAAGCATCCAAAATCTACCATGCCGGGGCCGCCAGTCAGCGCATTGAGACGGCCTTGCGCGAGAACTTTGGCGCGACCATCACGCCCGAAGCTGAAATGGTGCTGAAGGTGCGCATTGACGACAACGTTGTGACACTCAGCCTCGATACCTCTGGCGAAAGCCTGCACAAACGTGGCCACAAAGAAGCTGTCGGCAAGGCTCCTTTGCGCGAAACGCTCGCGGCGATGTTGTTGCAGCAGGCAGGCTTTACCGGGAGCGAACCGGTTGTGGATCCGATGTGTGGCTCCGGCACTTTCATTATCGAAGCCGCAGAAATTGCCACGGGCCTCTACCCCGGTCGCACCCGGCGCTTTGCGTTTGAGGATTTGGCGAGCTTTGACCCGGTTAAGTGGGAAGCGATGAAAGTCCAAACGCCTCGTCCCTGCGACCTGCGCTTTACTGGATCGGACCGCGATGCTGGTGCTATCCGCATGAGCATCGCCAACGCGACACGCGCAAACGTCGCCCACCTGACCGACTTCACTTGCCAAAGCGCCGGAGAACTGACCCCACCAGAAGGCCCCCCCGGCCTCGTGATGGTGAACCCTCCTTACGGCGCGCGTATCGGCAATAAAAAACTACTTTACCCGCTTTATGGCAACCTTGGCCAAACGCTGCTCAGCCGTTTTAAGGGCTGGCGAGTCGGGCTGGTTACGTCAGAGCCGTCTTTGGCCAAAGCCACCGGCCTGCCCTGGAAACCACAAGGCCCGCCCATTGCCCATGGCGGCATGAAAGTGTGGTTCTGGGAGACCGGGGTTTTGCGGTAA
- a CDS encoding ABC transporter substrate-binding protein, which produces MKISTFTGVMLATTMIAGTATAQDVTLTIESWRNDDLAIWQDKIIPAFEAEHPGIKLNFTPSAPAEYNAVLNSKLDAGSAGDIITCRPFDASLALFEAGHLADISKIEGMAGFSPVSKSGWSTDDASVQFCVPMASVIHGFIYNKDAFAEVGVEEPTTEAEFFAALDKIKEDGTYIPMAMGTNDQWEAATMGYNNIGPNYWKGEEGRLALLAGDQKLTDEEWVAPYRQLAKWGEYLGDGFEAQTYPDSQNIFTLGRAAVYPTGSWEISGFNGLADFEMGAFYPPVQNAGDTCYISDHTDIGIGMNAATPNPEAATTFLNWVGSSEFATIFANALPGFFPLSSAPVTLEDPLAQEFISWRSECESSIRSTYQILSRGTPNLENDTWNASVAVIKGEETPEDAGKRLQAGLASWYEPQQ; this is translated from the coding sequence ATGAAGATATCAACATTTACAGGGGTCATGCTGGCCACGACCATGATCGCGGGAACAGCGACAGCCCAAGACGTGACGCTTACGATCGAAAGCTGGCGCAATGACGATCTGGCCATTTGGCAAGACAAAATCATCCCAGCGTTCGAAGCCGAACACCCCGGTATCAAGCTTAATTTCACGCCTTCTGCTCCTGCGGAGTATAACGCGGTCCTTAACTCAAAGCTTGACGCAGGTTCCGCCGGTGACATCATCACATGTCGCCCATTTGATGCGTCGCTAGCACTCTTTGAAGCGGGCCATCTGGCTGACATCAGCAAAATTGAAGGCATGGCAGGGTTCTCGCCCGTGTCAAAATCAGGCTGGAGCACCGATGACGCTTCGGTTCAATTCTGTGTCCCAATGGCCTCTGTGATCCACGGCTTTATCTATAATAAAGACGCGTTTGCCGAAGTCGGTGTGGAAGAGCCAACAACCGAGGCAGAGTTCTTTGCCGCTTTGGACAAGATCAAAGAAGACGGTACATATATCCCAATGGCGATGGGCACCAATGACCAGTGGGAAGCCGCCACAATGGGCTACAACAACATTGGCCCGAACTACTGGAAAGGCGAAGAAGGCCGTCTTGCACTCCTTGCTGGTGACCAGAAATTGACAGATGAAGAATGGGTTGCGCCGTATCGTCAGTTGGCGAAATGGGGCGAATATCTGGGTGACGGATTTGAGGCGCAAACCTATCCAGACAGCCAAAACATCTTCACCTTGGGGCGCGCTGCGGTTTACCCAACAGGGTCATGGGAAATCTCTGGCTTTAATGGTCTTGCTGACTTCGAGATGGGTGCCTTCTATCCGCCAGTCCAGAATGCAGGCGACACATGCTATATCTCAGATCACACTGATATCGGTATTGGCATGAATGCGGCGACACCAAATCCAGAGGCTGCAACCACGTTCCTGAACTGGGTTGGATCATCAGAATTCGCTACGATTTTTGCGAATGCACTGCCGGGCTTCTTCCCGCTGTCTTCTGCCCCTGTGACGCTTGAAGATCCATTGGCACAGGAGTTCATCTCTTGGCGCAGTGAATGTGAAAGCTCAATCCGGTCAACTTACCAGATCCTTTCACGCGGCACGCCTAACCTTGAGAACGACACATGGAACGCGTCCGTGGCCGTGATCAAAGGCGAAGAAACACCTGAAGATGCGGGCAAGCGCCTGCAAGCGGGTCTGGCCAGCTGGTACGAGCCTCAGCAGTAA
- a CDS encoding PhoH family protein, translating to MSPNDPIAPVTDTPAERVLEFSDNRLLIDLCGPYDQYLAAVEKALEIQIVRRGNLLSLHGDASATEQASVILNALYARLEGGRGVEPADVDSLLRMGNSAAGTGVRAGDQIEMPISTGIEIQTRKKRVEPRSAAQKAYVQSLFDNELVFGIGPAGTGKTYLAVAVGVSMFISGKVDKIILSRPAVEAGERLGFLPGAMEDKVDPYMQPLYDALNDFLPGKQLAKLREEKTIEIAPLAFMRGRTLANAFVVLDEAQNATTMQMKMFLTRLGKGSRMVVTGDRTQIDLPRGVPSGLADAERLLKAIPKISFNYFTSKDVVRHPLVAEIIEAYEAEAEHR from the coding sequence TTGTCACCCAACGACCCAATTGCCCCTGTGACTGACACGCCTGCGGAGCGTGTGCTTGAGTTTTCTGACAACCGTTTGCTGATCGACCTATGTGGTCCCTATGATCAGTATCTGGCGGCAGTGGAAAAGGCGCTTGAGATTCAGATCGTGCGGCGCGGCAATCTCCTTTCTTTGCACGGTGATGCGAGTGCTACCGAACAAGCGTCGGTTATCCTCAACGCGCTTTATGCGCGTCTTGAGGGAGGACGCGGGGTGGAGCCCGCGGACGTAGATAGCCTTCTGCGCATGGGCAACAGTGCGGCAGGGACAGGTGTGCGTGCCGGCGATCAGATCGAGATGCCCATCAGCACCGGAATTGAAATTCAAACTCGCAAGAAACGGGTTGAGCCGCGCTCGGCCGCGCAGAAAGCTTATGTGCAATCGCTTTTTGACAATGAGCTTGTCTTTGGGATTGGACCTGCCGGGACCGGCAAGACTTATTTGGCTGTTGCGGTGGGGGTGTCGATGTTCATCTCTGGCAAGGTCGACAAAATCATCCTAAGCCGCCCCGCAGTTGAGGCCGGCGAACGCCTCGGTTTTCTGCCCGGTGCGATGGAAGACAAAGTCGATCCTTATATGCAGCCGCTCTATGACGCGTTGAATGACTTTCTGCCGGGCAAACAGCTGGCGAAATTGCGTGAGGAAAAGACGATCGAGATCGCGCCGCTGGCTTTCATGCGAGGTCGCACGCTGGCCAACGCGTTTGTTGTGCTGGATGAGGCGCAGAATGCTACGACGATGCAGATGAAGATGTTCCTGACCCGTCTGGGCAAAGGATCGCGCATGGTGGTGACGGGCGACCGTACTCAGATCGACTTGCCGCGCGGTGTGCCATCAGGGCTTGCTGATGCGGAGCGCTTGTTGAAGGCAATTCCAAAGATCAGCTTCAACTACTTCACCTCAAAAGACGTCGTGCGCCATCCCTTGGTTGCTGAAATCATTGAGGCCTATGAGGCCGAAGCAGAGCACCGTTAA
- a CDS encoding Gfo/Idh/MocA family protein, producing MRVIVAGLGNMGRSHALAYHAHPKAEIVGLVNRSDVALPQELDAYPRFRSFEEGLAQKPDLVCIATYSDSHADYAVAAMEAGADVFIEKPLATTLADAQRVVETAKRLGRKLVIGYILRHHPSWQRLIAEARDLGGPYVFRMNLNQQSDGPTWETHKALMQTTSPIVDCGVHYVDVMCQITDAKAVRVSGMGLRLSDEIAPDMYNYGQLQVWFEDGSIGWYEAGWGPMMSETAFFVKDVVSPRGSVSITDGNKSASDDVDGHTKVGGLLVHRPSGDTLIDLPQEPGHQELCDAEQAFMIDAILTDLDLNRHMDDAVQSLAICLAADESIRTGRPIDLGVAK from the coding sequence ATGAGAGTTATTGTTGCAGGCCTTGGCAATATGGGTCGCAGCCATGCGCTGGCCTATCACGCACACCCCAAAGCCGAGATCGTGGGTTTGGTGAACCGCTCTGATGTTGCCTTGCCTCAGGAGCTTGATGCTTACCCGCGCTTTCGCAGCTTTGAAGAAGGTTTGGCGCAAAAACCAGATTTGGTTTGTATCGCGACCTATTCTGACAGCCATGCCGATTACGCCGTCGCAGCAATGGAGGCAGGGGCAGATGTGTTTATCGAAAAGCCGCTGGCGACAACATTAGCAGACGCGCAACGAGTTGTTGAAACAGCAAAGCGGCTGGGGCGAAAGCTGGTGATTGGCTACATCTTGCGCCACCACCCAAGTTGGCAACGGCTGATCGCTGAGGCGCGAGACTTAGGCGGGCCTTATGTGTTTCGGATGAACCTAAACCAGCAATCAGACGGGCCGACATGGGAGACGCATAAAGCATTGATGCAGACAACGTCGCCCATCGTGGATTGTGGTGTGCATTACGTCGATGTCATGTGCCAAATCACCGACGCCAAAGCGGTGCGTGTTAGCGGCATGGGGCTACGTTTGTCCGACGAAATTGCGCCCGACATGTACAATTATGGCCAACTGCAGGTCTGGTTTGAAGACGGGTCAATCGGTTGGTACGAAGCGGGCTGGGGCCCAATGATGTCCGAAACTGCGTTTTTCGTTAAAGACGTCGTGTCACCCCGTGGATCGGTGTCGATCACAGATGGCAACAAAAGCGCGTCTGATGATGTCGATGGCCACACCAAGGTTGGCGGATTGCTGGTTCACCGTCCAAGCGGGGACACGTTGATCGACCTGCCTCAGGAACCCGGCCACCAGGAACTGTGCGATGCAGAACAAGCGTTTATGATCGATGCGATCTTAACTGATTTAGACCTGAACCGGCACATGGATGATGCTGTGCAATCATTGGCGATTTGTCTGGCCGCGGATGAAAGTATCCGCACCGGCCGCCCCATAGACCTAGGAGTTGCCAAATGA
- the miaB gene encoding tRNA (N6-isopentenyl adenosine(37)-C2)-methylthiotransferase MiaB, translating into MTTPKKLFIKTYGCQMNVYDSERMAEELGTQGYVATGRAEDADMILLNTCHIRERAAEKVYSELGRMKPLKDLNPNLKIGVAGCVAQAEGEEIIRRQPAVDLVVGPQSYHRLAEMEARTRTGQTALDTDFPEEDKFEHLKARPKAKRAPAAFLTVQEGCDKFCAFCVVPYTRGSEVSRPAERVLQETQDLVERGVREVTLLGQNVNAYHGGMTLAELIRALDKIDGLERIRYTTSHPNDMDDDLIAAHADTPKLMPYLHLPVQSGSDRILKRMNRSHTAESYLKLIERIRKVRPDIMMSGDFIVGFPEETEEDFQATLDLVEAVNYSYAYSFKYSTRPGTPAAERPQIDPAEADERLQRLQALITRQQRAIQESMVGRELSVLVEKAGRKSGQMLGKSEYLHAVHIDGSGHAIGDIARVRIVAAMTNSLTAVPL; encoded by the coding sequence ATGACGACTCCAAAAAAGCTGTTTATCAAGACCTATGGCTGTCAAATGAACGTCTATGACAGCGAGCGAATGGCCGAGGAATTGGGCACGCAGGGCTATGTGGCGACAGGCCGAGCCGAAGACGCTGACATGATTTTGCTGAACACCTGCCACATCCGGGAACGGGCAGCTGAAAAAGTGTACTCCGAGCTGGGCCGGATGAAGCCTCTTAAGGATTTGAATCCAAACCTGAAGATCGGTGTTGCGGGCTGTGTGGCCCAGGCCGAGGGCGAAGAGATCATACGCCGCCAGCCTGCCGTTGATTTGGTTGTCGGGCCCCAATCCTACCACCGTCTGGCCGAAATGGAGGCCCGTACGCGCACTGGTCAAACCGCGCTGGATACTGACTTTCCCGAAGAGGACAAGTTTGAGCACCTCAAGGCGCGCCCCAAAGCCAAGCGGGCACCGGCCGCGTTTTTGACCGTTCAAGAAGGCTGCGACAAGTTCTGTGCGTTTTGCGTTGTGCCGTATACACGCGGTTCAGAAGTATCGCGCCCTGCGGAACGGGTGCTGCAAGAAACCCAGGATCTGGTGGAGCGCGGCGTGCGCGAGGTTACGCTTTTGGGCCAAAACGTTAACGCCTATCACGGCGGCATGACGCTGGCCGAACTCATTCGCGCGCTGGACAAGATCGACGGGCTGGAGCGCATTCGCTATACAACCAGCCACCCCAACGACATGGATGATGACCTGATCGCAGCCCACGCCGACACGCCCAAGCTGATGCCTTATCTGCATTTGCCCGTCCAATCTGGCAGTGACCGCATTCTGAAGCGCATGAACCGCAGCCACACGGCTGAAAGCTATCTCAAGTTGATTGAACGCATCCGCAAAGTGCGCCCCGATATCATGATGTCGGGTGATTTCATCGTAGGTTTCCCGGAAGAGACCGAAGAGGATTTCCAAGCGACCCTCGATCTGGTTGAGGCGGTGAATTATAGCTATGCGTACAGCTTCAAATACTCGACACGTCCCGGGACACCTGCAGCGGAGCGGCCTCAGATTGATCCTGCCGAGGCGGACGAGAGGCTGCAACGTTTGCAAGCCTTGATCACCCGCCAGCAACGCGCCATTCAAGAAAGCATGGTTGGCCGAGAGCTTTCGGTGCTGGTGGAAAAGGCGGGGCGCAAATCGGGTCAAATGCTGGGTAAATCAGAGTATCTTCATGCGGTGCATATCGACGGTTCAGGACACGCAATTGGCGATATCGCGCGTGTTAGAATCGTCGCAGCGATGACCAATTCCTTAACGGCAGTGCCACTCTAA
- the ybeY gene encoding rRNA maturation RNase YbeY, whose amino-acid sequence MQDHNWNKLGVAALVEEACAATLAHQGLDSDLVEIGILACDDAKIAVLNADFRGKATPTNVLSWPSEERGAQVPGGMPKAPGLGFDGMIELGDIAISFDTCDAEARAAGKPLRDHATHLIVHGLMHLLGYDHISDPDAALMERLEAEILGKLGLNDPYRE is encoded by the coding sequence GTGCAGGACCACAACTGGAACAAACTCGGTGTCGCAGCCCTCGTAGAAGAGGCGTGCGCGGCAACTCTTGCCCATCAGGGGCTTGATTCCGATCTGGTTGAAATTGGCATCCTTGCATGTGATGACGCAAAAATAGCGGTTCTCAATGCTGACTTTCGCGGCAAAGCGACCCCGACAAATGTGTTGAGTTGGCCGTCAGAGGAGCGTGGAGCGCAGGTTCCGGGAGGCATGCCGAAGGCCCCCGGATTGGGTTTCGACGGGATGATTGAGCTTGGTGATATCGCGATTAGTTTTGATACGTGCGACGCTGAGGCACGCGCGGCAGGCAAACCTTTGCGCGATCATGCGACACACTTGATTGTGCATGGTTTGATGCATCTGTTGGGATATGATCACATATCTGATCCAGATGCAGCATTGATGGAGCGTTTGGAGGCCGAAATACTTGGCAAACTGGGTCTTAATGACCCATATAGAGAATAG
- a CDS encoding ABC transporter ATP-binding protein, whose translation MTALTLSNISKSFGAVEVLKDINLTVEEGEFVVFVGPSGCGKSTLLRVIAGLEDASDGTVDIGGDIVNHIPPAKRGIAMVFQSYALYPHLSVRDNMALGLKQEKQPKTVINERVDKAIQMLDLGAYADRRPSDLSGGQRQRVAIGRAIVREPKLFLFDEPLSNLDAALRMNTRIEIAELHRTLSASMVYVTHDQTEAMTLADKIVVLRDGRVEQVGSPMELYNNPANQFVAGFLGSPAMNFLKKAPVDLPENGTLGIRPEHLKLVKGGRIKGTVTHVERLGGDTNLLVTTDQQETLTVRLFGQDSTAVGAAIELDFEDAAAFAFDQENQRIAI comes from the coding sequence ATGACGGCCCTAACGCTGAGCAATATTTCCAAGTCCTTTGGGGCCGTAGAGGTCTTGAAAGACATCAACTTAACCGTCGAGGAAGGCGAATTTGTTGTGTTTGTTGGGCCCTCTGGTTGCGGCAAATCAACGTTGCTGCGGGTGATTGCAGGCCTTGAGGATGCCTCCGATGGCACCGTCGATATTGGTGGGGATATTGTGAACCACATTCCGCCTGCCAAACGCGGCATCGCGATGGTTTTCCAATCCTACGCGCTTTATCCGCATCTCAGCGTGCGCGATAATATGGCGCTGGGGCTAAAGCAAGAAAAGCAGCCCAAGACAGTTATTAATGAGCGCGTAGACAAGGCTATTCAGATGCTCGACCTAGGTGCGTATGCTGATCGTCGTCCATCCGATTTATCGGGGGGGCAACGGCAGCGGGTGGCCATCGGGCGCGCCATTGTGCGGGAACCGAAACTGTTCTTGTTCGATGAACCTTTGTCCAATTTGGATGCGGCATTGCGAATGAACACCCGCATCGAGATCGCGGAGCTGCACCGCACGCTTAGTGCGTCCATGGTTTATGTGACCCACGATCAGACCGAGGCCATGACACTTGCCGATAAAATCGTTGTTTTGCGGGACGGGCGTGTTGAGCAGGTTGGCAGTCCAATGGAGCTGTATAACAATCCGGCCAACCAGTTTGTCGCAGGTTTTCTGGGTTCACCCGCCATGAATTTCCTAAAGAAAGCCCCGGTGGACTTGCCCGAGAATGGAACATTGGGCATTCGCCCAGAGCATCTTAAGCTTGTCAAAGGGGGGCGGATCAAAGGCACTGTGACCCATGTTGAGCGGCTGGGAGGCGACACAAACTTGCTGGTAACGACCGACCAGCAAGAAACCCTGACGGTGCGCCTTTTTGGCCAAGACAGCACCGCCGTTGGTGCGGCCATTGAGCTTGATTTTGAGGATGCAGCAGCCTTTGCGTTTGACCAGGAAAACCAACGCATCGCCATTTGA